Below is a window of Oceanipulchritudo coccoides DNA.
GATGATTCCCTGCAGGTTCTTCAAACCTCCGGCCTTTTCAAGGAAGAGCCGGCAAGCACGCTGATCGCGGATCTTTTGCTCACGCTTTTGCCGATCATCCTGATCGTGGTCATTCTTTATTTCCTCTTTGTTCGCCAGCTCCGGAGCGCCGGTCGTGGGGCGATGAATTTTGGAAAGAGTAAAGCCCGCATGCTTACCAGGGATCGTGAAAAGGTCACTTTTAAGGAAGTGGCGGGTTGCGATGAGGCAAAGGAGGAAGTCGCCGAAATTGTGACCTTCCTCAAAGATCCCAAGCGATTCCAGAAGATTGGTGGACGCATTCCCAAGGGAGCCCTCCTGATTGGGTCTCCCGGGACTGGTAAAACTCTCTTGGCCCGCGCCATTGCCGGAGAGGCGGATGTTCCCTTTTTCAGCATCAGCGGATCTGATTTTGTCGAAATGTTTGTCGGTGTCGGGGCAGCCCGTGTTCGCGATATGTTTGAGCAGGGCCGGAAAAACGCTCCCTGCATTATCTTTGTCGACGAAATTGATGCCGTTGGTCGGCAGCGTGGCGCCGGACTTGGCGGCGGAAATGACGAGCGCGAGCAGACCCTTAATTCGCTCCTCGTCGAAATGGACGGGTTTGATGGGCATGAAGGCGTCATTATTGTCGCTGCCACCAATCGTCCCGACGTGCTTGACAGTGCGCTTTTGCGGCCCGGACGGTTTGACCGCCAAATCATGATTGATCTTCCCGACCTGCATGGGCGTGAAGCAATTTTGAAGGTGCACGCCAAGAAGATCAAGCTGGGTGAAGAAGTGGACTTGCTCACCGTGGCACGTAATACGCCCGGTTTTTCCGGCGCTGATCTGGCCAACCTGCTTAATGAGAGCGCCTTGATCGCCGCCCGGTATAATAAAAAGGTGGTGGATCGCCACGATATTGAGGAAGCCCGCGACAAGATCGCTTTCGGGCGCGAGCGGCGGAAATTGATGGATGATGACGACAAGCGCATGACGGCTTTCCATGAAGCGGGACACGCCCTTGTCCAGGCGATCATAGATGACGGCCATTTGCCTCTGCACAAGGTCACTATCATCCCCCGGGGTCGTGCTCTCGGCCTGACCATGATGCTTCCCAAAAAGGACATTCTCGGGCAGTCACGAAAGAACCTCGTCAACCAGATCTGCTGTGCCATGGCTGGTCGTATCGGTGAGGAATTGGAGACAAATGACTACAGCAACGGTGCGGCTAACGACATCATGCAAGCTACGAAAATTGCACGCCACATGGTTTGCGATTGGGGAATGAGTGACTTGGGACCGGTCGCTTTTGGCGAAAACCAGGAACATGTCTTTCTCGGCAAGGAGATTAACCGGACTCAGAATTTCAGCGAGGCGACGGCCGAGAAGATTGATTCTGCAATCAGCGAGATCGTCAAAGCACAGTACGAGCGGGCCAAGGAGATTATTGAAAACCATCGGGATGCCTTGAAGAAGATCGCTGCAGCGCTCCTTGAACACGAAACGATCGAGGGCGTCCACGTACATGAGATTATCGAGCATGGGGAGATTCGTTCCCCGATCGAGACAATCCAGGACAAGGCTGGTAGCGGCGATGACGAGGAACCCGAGGAGGAACCAAAGGCCAAAAAGGCCGAGGACGATTCCAAGGATGATGGGGAACTGGCTGCGGACACGGCACCAGCACCGGCTTGAGGAGACAGGCGAGACGCCTGTCACACCCAGGATGGCCTTGTCCAACTCGAGAAGCCTGTCACACTCA
It encodes the following:
- the ftsH gene encoding ATP-dependent zinc metalloprotease FtsH, coding for MAELPNQKRNKPLNNGGQFRMLSIWLLVFFVIFTLLYFANSDLQKPDELTIREVLQEAQKGEDSRIISGATIKSAPQGGTKWHEIRGLLKQSGGEDIAFIAEGQLTDDSLQVLQTSGLFKEEPASTLIADLLLTLLPIILIVVILYFLFVRQLRSAGRGAMNFGKSKARMLTRDREKVTFKEVAGCDEAKEEVAEIVTFLKDPKRFQKIGGRIPKGALLIGSPGTGKTLLARAIAGEADVPFFSISGSDFVEMFVGVGAARVRDMFEQGRKNAPCIIFVDEIDAVGRQRGAGLGGGNDEREQTLNSLLVEMDGFDGHEGVIIVAATNRPDVLDSALLRPGRFDRQIMIDLPDLHGREAILKVHAKKIKLGEEVDLLTVARNTPGFSGADLANLLNESALIAARYNKKVVDRHDIEEARDKIAFGRERRKLMDDDDKRMTAFHEAGHALVQAIIDDGHLPLHKVTIIPRGRALGLTMMLPKKDILGQSRKNLVNQICCAMAGRIGEELETNDYSNGAANDIMQATKIARHMVCDWGMSDLGPVAFGENQEHVFLGKEINRTQNFSEATAEKIDSAISEIVKAQYERAKEIIENHRDALKKIAAALLEHETIEGVHVHEIIEHGEIRSPIETIQDKAGSGDDEEPEEEPKAKKAEDDSKDDGELAADTAPAPA